From the genome of Pseudomonas putida:
AGGATGGCGTGGGACACCGCTGGGGTCGGGGTGTACTCGTCGTCCTTGGACAACATCACCCGCACGCCGTTGGCCGCCAGCACCTCCAGCGCGCTGGCGGCAGCCGGGGCGGACAGCGCGTGGGTATCGGCGCCGATGAAGATCGGGCCGTCGATGCCCTTTTCCTGGCGATACAGGCAAATGGCCTGGGTGATGGCCAGTACATGATGTTCGTTGAAGCTCAGCTCCAGCGAACTGCCCCGGTGCCCCGAGGTGCCGAAGGCCACGCGCTGGGCCGCCACGGCGGCGTCTGGGCGGCCGGTGTAGTAAGCGGTGAGCAGGCGGGGAATATCGACCAGCACGCTGGCCGGAGCCGGCTTGCCTGCCAAAGGACTGAGCGTCATGCAAAAACCTCGAGTTCAACGGATGTGGGTGTTGGAACACGCAGTGTACTGGGAGTTTCAGCGCCATGCGATGGGGGAGCACATGGCATTTTGCCAAGCCGCCTGGGCCTATTGCGCCGCCACTTGCCACCAGCTCGGGAACATCTGCTGCACCCGCGCCTCGGCGAAGCGCTCATCGATCAGCACCAACACCCCACGGTCCTGGTCACCGCGGATCACCCGCCCCGCTGCCTGGATCACCTTGCGCACGCCCGGGTACAGGTAGGCATAGTCGAACCCAGCGCCAAACTGTCGACCCAAACGCTGCTTGAACTGCTCGTTGATCGGGTTGACCTGCGGCAGACCCAGCGTCGCCACAAAGGCGCCGATCAACCGCGTACCGGGTAAATCCACACCTTCTCCGAAGGCGCCGCCCAGCACCGCGAAGCCGACCCCCTCGCCGTCGGCGACGAAGCGCTCGAGAAAGCCCTGGCGTGCGGCTTCATCCATGCCCGGCGCCTGGGCCCAGGCGGGGATACCCGGGTATCGCTCGGCGAGCAGCGCAGCCACTTGCTGCAGGTATTCGAAACTGCTGAAAAACGCCAGGTAGTTCCCCGCCTGACGCTGGTACTGCGTGGCGATCAGCTCGACGATGGGCGCCAGCGACGCCTGGCGCTCGCGATACCGGGTCGAGACCTCGCTGGCGATACGCACCTCAAGTTGCTCGGCGCGAAACGGCGCAGCGACCTCCAGCCAGGCGGTATCGCCGGGCATGCCCAGCAGGTCGGCATAAAAGCGCCTCGGGCTGAGGGTGGCGGAGAACAGGGTCACGCTGCGCGCCGCCTGCATCCGCGGAGCCAGCAGCCGCGCCGGGTTGACGTTGCGCAGGCAGAGCGTGGCCAGGCGCCGCTTGCGCGCCCCCTCGCGCTGGCTGATATCGAACAGGAAATGCTCGTCGAACAGTTCCGCTACCCGGCTGAACTGCAACGCCTGGTAGAAAAACTGCAGCACCTGCGGGTCCACTTCAGCGGGCGTTTCGTTCAGCCGCGCCTGGATCAGGCCGAGGCACTGCTGCAATGCCCTCAAGAATGCGTCCGGCAACTGCTCGCTGGCCTGGTACGGAGCACGCTGGTCCTTGTACAGGGCGTTCCACTGCCGGTTCAACCGGTCCAGGGCGCTGACCAGTCCCTGCGGCTTGCTCTGGCGCAATGCCAGCAACTGGCCCTGGTCGAGGCTGGCGCTGTACATGCCACGACCGCGCTCGACCAGGTTATGCGCTTCGTCGACCAATACCGCCACCCGCCACTGGTTGACCTGGGACAGGCCGAACAACAGGGCGTGAGCATCGAAGTAATAGTTGTAGTCGGCCACCAGCACATCGACCCAACGGGCCATCTCCTGGCCCAGATAATACGGGCAGACCTGATGCGCCAATGCTACGTCACGCAAACTGGCGCGATCGAGCATGGGCAACTGCGCAGCGGCCTCGCGAGCGGCGGGCAGGCGGTCGTAGAAACCTCGTGCCAGTGGGCACGACTCGCCATGGCAGGCTTTATCGGGGTGCTCGCAGGCCTTGTCGCGCGCGATCAGCTCCAGCGTGCGCAACGCCGGTTGCGGCGTGGCATCGGTGATCTGGCGCAAGGCGTCCAGAGCCAGCGCCCGGCCTGGAGTCTTGGCGGTGAGGAAGAACAGTTTGTCGAGCCCCTGCGGCACCATGGCCTTGAGCAATGGAAACAGCGTGCCCAAGGTCTTGCCGATACCGGTGCTGGCCTGGGCCATCAGGCAGCGCCCGGTGCTTACTGCCTTGTACAGGGTCTCGGCCAGTTGCCGCTGGCCCTGCCGAAACTGTGCATAGGGAAAGCCCAAGGCCTGCAAGGCGACGTTGCGTTCGGCCAAGCGCTGCTCCTGGGCCCGCGCCCAACCGAGAAAGCGCTGGCACTGGGCGTGGAAGAAGCGTTCCA
Proteins encoded in this window:
- a CDS encoding ATP-dependent DNA helicase is translated as MSYRVAVRALCEFSAKVGDLDLRFTPSPTAQEGMEGHRRVVARRGAEYQAEVTLEGEYQGLKVRGRADGYDPTANRLEEIKTYRGDLARQPHNHRQLHWAQAKVYAWLMCQARALPSIEVALVYLDVDSDAQTLISEPYSAAELERFFHAQCQRFLGWARAQEQRLAERNVALQALGFPYAQFRQGQRQLAETLYKAVSTGRCLMAQASTGIGKTLGTLFPLLKAMVPQGLDKLFFLTAKTPGRALALDALRQITDATPQPALRTLELIARDKACEHPDKACHGESCPLARGFYDRLPAAREAAAQLPMLDRASLRDVALAHQVCPYYLGQEMARWVDVLVADYNYYFDAHALLFGLSQVNQWRVAVLVDEAHNLVERGRGMYSASLDQGQLLALRQSKPQGLVSALDRLNRQWNALYKDQRAPYQASEQLPDAFLRALQQCLGLIQARLNETPAEVDPQVLQFFYQALQFSRVAELFDEHFLFDISQREGARKRRLATLCLRNVNPARLLAPRMQAARSVTLFSATLSPRRFYADLLGMPGDTAWLEVAAPFRAEQLEVRIASEVSTRYRERQASLAPIVELIATQYQRQAGNYLAFFSSFEYLQQVAALLAERYPGIPAWAQAPGMDEAARQGFLERFVADGEGVGFAVLGGAFGEGVDLPGTRLIGAFVATLGLPQVNPINEQFKQRLGRQFGAGFDYAYLYPGVRKVIQAAGRVIRGDQDRGVLVLIDERFAEARVQQMFPSWWQVAAQ